GTTCCCGTAGCGGGACGGCGCGCGGTGCGCCGGCGGTTCAACTGACGGCCCGTCTGCAGCCGCTCCCCAAGCGCGGCGGATGTTTTTTCGGGCTCGAGACGGCAATCGGCGAAGGGCGGGACGATCCGGAGGTGCCCGGACCGTCCCGCCCTTCCAGAAATGGTAGAAGGTCATCACCCTCGAAGGATTCTCCGGATCCCACTACCGTCGCCGCCATCTACAAGGAGCTCTGGCGGATCGAGCTGTTCTTCAAGGCGCTCAAGCAGAATCTCAAGATCAAGACCTTCGTCGGAACGCCTACTGCAGGATCATCTTCTCTGGTTGAAAGGATGATTAGGGCCGCGCGTCGATGAGGATTGGGCGGCCGAGCTTGATCGTCAGGGGCGAGCCGGCGGGAAGCTCTACATCGTGACCGCGGGTGCCAGCAGCCACTCCGGCGCCGATGGCCGCGCCGGCGACCGATCCTAATGCCGCGTCCTTGGTGCTTCCGCCGAAGACCTTGCCCAACAGCGCTCCGCCGGCGGCGCCCCCGCCAATCGTCCCCGCGGTCCGGCGCTTCGAGCTGGATCCCGCCGCGGCGAAGACGGCCGACATCGGCGCGCCGGAGCCGTCCGGGGTCACGACCTGGTCGAACGACAGCTTCAGGGAGCCCGCTTTCTCCGCGAGCCCCTTCTTAGCTGGAACCGCTTCGACGACGTGCCCTCGAATCCGGCTTCCCGCGGGGAGCGCCACGCGATCGCCCGTTAAAATCGGCTGGGTGATTTCGGCGGTGAACGTCTCTCCCGCGCGGCTCGCCGACGACCCGACCGCCTTGTCCAGCTTGAGGCGCACTTCCGTTCCGGCCGGCACGCTCACTGAGAGTTTCCGGGGACGCTGGAAGGGCGTGGGAGACTCCGCTTCGCGCCCGGGGCCTGCTTTCGGGGCCGCAGCGTTTCTGCGGCTCGGATTCCTCTCCTGAGGAAAAAGGGGCTCCGGAGGAGCGCTGGACCGCCGGGCCGGCCCGGAAGGAACGCTGGGCTGCCGGACCGGGCCGGATGGGGGGAGGGCTCGCGCCACTTGATCGTCGGCCTTCGCCGACGGCGCTTTTGCAAAACGCAGGTAGGCCGCGGCCGCCAGACCGAGGGAGAGAAGCGCCACACCCGCCACCGCCAGAAGGCGCCCGCTTCGTGAGCGACCCTTCGATTCGGAGGGAAGCGGAGCGGTCTGATGATGAAAAGCGCGGGTTGTGTGCCCCGGGTTCGCGGACACTTCTGCGCTTCGACCCGCCTCCATCACGGTTCGATCCCCCGGAGCGGCGGCCTTGCCATTGCCGGCCGCCAGGAAAGCCTGCCGGAAAGCCTCGCCGTCGGGGAACCGATGGCGGGGGTCTTTGGACAGTGCCCGATCGAAGAACCGATCCAGATCCACCGAGCAACCCGAGAGCTGCCGGCTCAGCGGAATCTGGGTGTCGTGGGCGATCGAATAGGCTAGAGAAACGAGGTCTTCTCCATGGAATGGCCGTTTGCCGCTCAGCGCCTCGTAGAGCACGACGGCCAGGGAGAAGAGATCGCTGCGGCCGTCGAGGGCCCCGCCCCGGACCTGCTCGGGGGACATGTAGCCGGGCGAGCCGATCGCGGCCCCCGACTGGGTCAGGTTCGAATCCCGCAGGCGCGCCACGCCGAAATCGGCGATCTTCGCGGCCCCGTCCGGCTCCCGGATCAGAATGTTGGCCGGCTTGATGTCCCGGTGAACGATCCCGGCGCGATGGGCCGCCTGCAGAGCGTCGGCGAGAACGCCCCCCATGGAGAGGACCCACGAAGGATCCAGGGGTTGGCGCTGCTCCAGCCGGCGGCTCAGGCTGCTTCCGGGGATGAACTCCATCGCGATGTAAGGCCCTTGCGCCGCATCCTCGCCCGCGTCGTGGACGGTGACGATGCCGGGATGCGACAGCGACGCGGCGGCCCGCGCTTCCCGCAGGAACCTCTCGCGGAATTCCTTTGCCAGCTCCTCGCTGATCCCTGCGGGAAGTTGGTAGGTCTTCAGCGCCACCTGCCTCTGCAGGTGGGGGTCGTTCGCCAGGTAGACGACTCCCATGGCCCCGCGGCCGATCTCCCGGATGATCTCGTACCGGCCAATCGTCGGCATGATTCAGCAAATATAAGTTCGGGACGCGGCGGGGCAAGACGGGCCGGCCGGGATCGGCCGGTTCTTTTTCGTAATCGCCTCGCAGTGTCTAAGGATTGAAGGTTGCGATGACCGGGGCGTGGTCGCTGGTGCCCACTTCGCGGTGGGAAGGACAGGAGGTCGCGCGGGAAGCGAGCTCCCCCGAGGCCAGGACGTAATCCAGCCGCCAGCCGATGTTCCGCTCGCGCAGGTTGCGCCAGGGCGCCCACCAGGTGAACAGCCGGTCGTTCTCCGGGTCCAGCGCCCGGCCGACGTCGGTCAGGCCGCGGGAAAGAATCAGCTCGATCAACTCGCGCTCCTCCTGGCGCTGGCCGATGACGTTCGGTTTCCGCTCCCGGGGGTGCACGTCGATCTCGGCGCGGGCGACGTTCAGATCGCCGCAGAGAACCAGAGACGCGGCATTGGCTGAAAACGAGGCGGCGTAGGCCTCGATCGCCTCGAGGAACCGCAGCTTGGCGGGATAGTCCTTCCCGCCGTTCGGGACATAGACGGAGGCCACCGTGAGCGCGCCGATCCGGGCGGTGACGATTCGGCTCTCGTGATCGAAGGGGGGGTGGGAGAATTCGGGGCGTTCCGGGGCGAGCTCCTTGCTGAC
The genomic region above belongs to Candidatus Polarisedimenticolia bacterium and contains:
- a CDS encoding protein kinase; this translates as MPTIGRYEIIREIGRGAMGVVYLANDPHLQRQVALKTYQLPAGISEELAKEFRERFLREARAAASLSHPGIVTVHDAGEDAAQGPYIAMEFIPGSSLSRRLEQRQPLDPSWVLSMGGVLADALQAAHRAGIVHRDIKPANILIREPDGAAKIADFGVARLRDSNLTQSGAAIGSPGYMSPEQVRGGALDGRSDLFSLAVVLYEALSGKRPFHGEDLVSLAYSIAHDTQIPLSRQLSGCSVDLDRFFDRALSKDPRHRFPDGEAFRQAFLAAGNGKAAAPGDRTVMEAGRSAEVSANPGHTTRAFHHQTAPLPSESKGRSRSGRLLAVAGVALLSLGLAAAAYLRFAKAPSAKADDQVARALPPSGPVRQPSVPSGPARRSSAPPEPLFPQERNPSRRNAAAPKAGPGREAESPTPFQRPRKLSVSVPAGTEVRLKLDKAVGSSASRAGETFTAEITQPILTGDRVALPAGSRIRGHVVEAVPAKKGLAEKAGSLKLSFDQVVTPDGSGAPMSAVFAAAGSSSKRRTAGTIGGGAAGGALLGKVFGGSTKDAALGSVAGAAIGAGVAAGTRGHDVELPAGSPLTIKLGRPILIDARP
- a CDS encoding exodeoxyribonuclease III; its protein translation is MTSVPRSMKIATWNVNGIRARQKEVVEWAERERPDVICLQELKAEASQVPAPLCDLAGYWCYWHGNKAYSGVGLHVSKELAPERPEFSHPPFDHESRIVTARIGALTVASVYVPNGGKDYPAKLRFLEAIEAYAASFSANAASLVLCGDLNVARAEIDVHPRERKPNVIGQRQEERELIELILSRGLTDVGRALDPENDRLFTWWAPWRNLRERNIGWRLDYVLASGELASRATSCPSHREVGTSDHAPVIATFNP